A region from the Bradyrhizobium erythrophlei genome encodes:
- a CDS encoding recombinase family protein, whose product MVNSLVVRKSTSIAKRDKALRAAQYVRMSTHDQRYSIQNQAATIAVYAQQNSLTIVRTYVDEGRSGLRIKNRAGLTKLIEDVSSGHADFDHILIYDVSRWGRFQDVDESAYYEFICKKNGFKVVYCAEQFSNDGSLLSNIAKNIKRAMAGEWSRELGVKVHAGQARIASLGYRVGGPVGFGLRRELIDETHKSRGQLSKGQHKALKTDRVKLVLGSDEERAIVGWIFHAFTTDRLSFTEIARRLNRNRVPCGDKGRWTDGKVRTILANENYVGNLVYNRTSRRLGQKLIANPSNQWVRRNGVIEAVVDSNLFARAQKMLTERRLELSEDEMLRRLRLLLHRKGRLCRSLIDDTPGMPSVSALVMHFGTLRAAFERIGYVTKRDCNWIDSRDAWAEVTRKHAAYVAEVLASKGAAHAPDIAAIDHTVKANGKPKITFLVARQAKKRKPGHAAQWRVYRRHKLAADVLAVLRLDAANCEIADCVLVPSSLMKKRYLRFTSVVDFPAVRIETVAELVQTLKMRLMNLKVYERQL is encoded by the coding sequence ATGGTCAACTCCCTCGTCGTACGCAAGTCCACGAGTATTGCGAAGCGCGACAAGGCGCTGCGGGCGGCTCAATACGTCCGGATGTCTACACACGATCAGCGCTATTCGATTCAAAATCAGGCCGCAACGATCGCGGTCTATGCACAACAGAACAGCCTAACAATCGTTCGAACCTACGTCGACGAGGGCCGCAGCGGCCTTAGGATCAAAAACCGGGCCGGCCTAACGAAGCTAATAGAAGATGTCAGCTCTGGCCACGCGGATTTTGACCACATCCTGATCTACGACGTCAGCCGCTGGGGAAGGTTTCAGGACGTCGACGAGAGCGCATATTACGAATTTATCTGCAAGAAAAACGGCTTCAAGGTCGTGTATTGCGCGGAACAGTTCAGCAACGACGGAAGTCTGCTGTCCAACATTGCCAAGAATATCAAGCGTGCGATGGCCGGCGAATGGAGCCGGGAACTAGGGGTCAAGGTGCATGCCGGGCAGGCCCGGATCGCCAGTCTCGGCTATCGAGTAGGTGGACCGGTCGGCTTTGGGCTGCGGCGAGAATTAATCGATGAAACGCATAAGTCGAGAGGCCAACTATCGAAAGGGCAACACAAGGCGTTAAAGACGGACCGAGTCAAGCTCGTTCTCGGTTCGGATGAAGAGAGGGCCATCGTCGGCTGGATATTTCACGCATTCACGACCGATCGGCTGTCCTTCACTGAGATCGCCCGCCGGCTTAATCGGAACCGGGTGCCTTGCGGGGATAAAGGTCGATGGACCGATGGAAAGGTGCGGACGATTCTCGCAAACGAGAACTATGTCGGAAATCTCGTCTACAACAGGACGTCACGGCGGCTTGGACAAAAGCTGATCGCCAATCCGTCCAATCAGTGGGTTCGGCGCAATGGCGTTATCGAAGCCGTCGTCGATTCCAACTTGTTCGCGCGTGCGCAGAAGATGTTGACGGAACGGCGCCTGGAGCTTTCCGAAGACGAGATGCTGCGCCGGTTGCGACTGTTACTGCATCGCAAGGGCAGGCTTTGCAGAAGCCTCATCGATGACACTCCAGGGATGCCCTCGGTGTCGGCGCTGGTTATGCACTTCGGAACGCTAAGGGCCGCTTTCGAGCGGATCGGCTATGTCACGAAGCGCGACTGCAACTGGATCGACAGCCGGGACGCATGGGCCGAGGTGACCAGAAAGCACGCCGCCTATGTCGCGGAAGTGCTGGCATCGAAGGGCGCGGCGCATGCGCCGGACATCGCAGCGATCGACCACACTGTGAAAGCGAACGGGAAGCCAAAGATAACGTTTTTGGTGGCTCGCCAAGCGAAGAAGCGGAAGCCCGGCCACGCCGCGCAGTGGCGTGTCTACCGGCGGCACAAACTGGCGGCCGACGTACTGGCAGTACTGAGACTGGACGCCGCCAACTGCGAAATTGCCGACTGCGTGCTGGTCCCGTCCTCGCTGATGAAGAAGCGTTATCTTCGGTTTACTAGCGTTGTCGATTTTCCTGCGGTGCGGATCGAGACGGTGGCCGAGTTGGTTCAAACGCTGAAAATGCGTTTGATGAATCTGAAGGTGTACGAACGGCAGCTTTGA
- a CDS encoding DUF3551 domain-containing protein, protein MRILALAILTIATVLTAMPTLAQTYDPAYPVCLHVYKFGGYYECRYTSLPQCNMSASGRGGECVVNPYYANPGLRKTRSRK, encoded by the coding sequence ATGCGCATTCTAGCTTTGGCAATTTTGACAATCGCGACGGTTTTGACGGCAATGCCGACTCTGGCCCAGACGTACGATCCGGCCTATCCGGTTTGCCTGCACGTGTACAAATTCGGGGGCTATTACGAATGCAGATACACGTCGCTGCCGCAGTGCAACATGTCGGCATCGGGCCGCGGCGGCGAGTGCGTGGTCAATCCATATTATGCCAATCCGGGTCTGCGCAAAACGCGGTCCCGCAAGTAA